Proteins co-encoded in one Plasmodium sp. gorilla clade G2 genome assembly, chromosome: 9 genomic window:
- a CDS encoding peptide release factor, putative, with protein sequence MFKRFLSLFKVLYRTHVTYLKNEQKNLLYELSKKEIPKISEHKAYSEIIKLQKHSETLYSLNEELDIYQQLLKEITDSKESYEERLKTNEDIIHLNYNIENITNLIIEDIILFYKSYVNKDHHLDATEIKMEITAGVGGLEAKMFAKELFHMYENFCKVRNYEYEIKDTINDESKENKNIVLYIRGNNVYEDFYQENGIHRVQRVPINSKKVQTSTSVVFIFDEKKQKDNIMKKIKFSKNDLIIETKRSGGAGGQSVNKNETCVKIIHKHTKIFVEVQKTSSQIQNKNIAMQLLKDKLYNFYYELEKNNFLKDKKNQKLSADRSHKIRTYNFLHNVIIDHITNTQYSGIQNFFKGDMLIQLINKKKQLYYQNIIDQTIQYIFSLINSQTADLQIHPKKK encoded by the exons ATGTTTAAAAGGTTcttatctttatttaaagTTCTTTATAGAACACATGTAACATATTTAAAGAAcgaacaaaaaaatttactCTATGAATTAtctaaaaaagaaataccaAAGATAAGTGAACATAAAGCATACagtgaaattataaaattacaaaaacATTCTGAAactttatattctttaaatgaagaattagatatatatcaacaattattaaaagaaattacAGATTCTAAAGAATCTTATGAAGAGCGTTTAAAAACAAATGAGGACATTATCCACCTAAATTacaatattgaaaatataactaatttaataattgaggatataatattattttataaatcttATGTTAATAAGGACCATCACTTGGATGCAACAGAAATTAAAATGGAg ATTACTGCTGGAGTTGGAGGACTAGAAGCCAAGATGTTTGCTAAAGAATTATTTCATATGTATGAAAATTTTTGTAAAGTTCGAAATTatgaatatgaaataaaggatactataaatgatgaatcgaaagaaaataaaaatattgttttatatattcgaGGAAATAATGTGTATGAAGATTTTTATCAAGAAAATGGAATTCATCGTGTACAGCGTGTTCCTATAAATAGTAAAAAGGTTCAAACATCTACATCtgttgtttttatatttgatgaaaaaaaacaaaaagataatattatgaaaaaaattaaattttctaAAAATGATCTCATAATAGAAACAAAACGTTCAGGAGGTGCTGGAGGACAAAgcgtaaataaaaatgaaacgTGTGTTAAAATCATACATAAacatacaaaaatatttgtagAAGTTCAAAAAACTTCTAGtcaaatacaaaataaaaatatagctatgcaattattaaaagataaattatataacttCTATTATGAactagaaaaaaataattttttaaaagataaaaaaaatcaaaaactAAGTGCAGATAGAAGTCATAAAATTAGAACctataattttttacataatGTTATTATTGATCATATAACTAATACACAATATTCAGGAATACAAAACTTTTTTAAAGGAGACATGTTAATACaacttataaataaaaaaaaacaattatattatcaaaatataattgaCCAAAcaattcaatatattttttctttaatcaATTCTCAAACGGCAGACCTCCAAATacatccaaaaaaaaaataa
- a CDS encoding palmitoyltransferase, putative codes for MINVLPYVVVFLKISLLFTCIHLKNIFPFVFSSFSFFLFVYLFSFLLYIIVSYRNPGYVTTCPTNYIEKDNAIQVKNIVKEKKYNDTKDYNNNNKLIYDTYNELSYFSTNDSGTSCSFFSSTTSECSTDELLSLTILHHKKKNTIITEKCMRKKNIYNHGSYIDQDYIMRTDKQKEKPNQVKRKYKYYKYKRNDQLYNRCNFFLNEKEIKCSLNEDKDIDTQNVDRNIKDINNIEDIKHINNINNINNINNIEDIKHIKKLNMFKINITKNNIFLFYKKKVSYYKPLCLRNINNILNYSNIKLNKINKHDIIFYKNIKTKENNKNNHIFYLYRNKLYQYNIPLPYCEICHVYQILRSKHCQVCKKCVRTFDHHCPWINNCVAENNRNFFLLYLYFEVFTIWHSIKYISYSVYLMLYDDNGFLFVWFIILIVTMIFFFVMTLCLIIYHSYLCLINETTWENINRKKIWYLKNISEKNHNPFFLGYIKNALIFFCYIPLPFILLEKIRNSTLAFFFTFNMITHGKEGEIIWKRNKKLSYRSCSYVYHCVETFSRFMRKYCL; via the exons atgataaatgtATTGCCATATGTGGTAGTCTTCCTCAAAATTTCCCTTCTTTTTACATgtattcatttaaaaaatatatttccttttgttttttcgagtttttcgttttttctttttgtttatttgttttCCTTCCTTTTGTATATCATAGTGTCATATCGTAACcc agGATATGTTACCACGTGCCCAACAAACTACATAGAGAAAGATAATGCCATACAAGTGAAAAATAttgttaaagaaaaaaaatataatgatacaaaagattataataataataataaattaatatatgacACATACAATGAATTATCATATTTCTCAACGAACGATAGTGGAACGTCATGtagttttttttcttcaaccACATCtg AATGTTCCACTGACGAGCTTCTAAGCCTAACAATTTTACaccataaaaagaaaaatacaataataaCAGAAAAAtgtatgagaaaaaaaaatatatataaccatgGCTCTTACATTGATCAAGATTATATTATGAGAACTGACAAACAAAAGGAAAAACCTAATCAAgtgaaaagaaaatataaatattataaatataaaagaaatgatCAGCTTTATAACAGAtgtaatttctttttaaatgaaaaagaaataaagtGTTCATTAAATGAGGACAAAGATATAGACACACAAAATGTagatagaaatataaaagatataaacaatatagaagatataaaacatataaacaatataaacaatataaacaatataaacaatatagaagatataaaacatattaaaaaactTAATAtgttcaaaataaatataacaaaaaataatatatttttattttataaaaaaaaagtttccTATTACAAACCTTTATGCTTAagaaacataaataatattttaaattattccaatataaaattaaataaaataaataagcatgatattatattttataaaaatataaaaacaaaagagAACAACAAGAATAatcacattttttatttatatcgtAATAAgttatatcaatataatataccaCTACCTTATTGTGAAATATGTCATGTATATcag atATTAAGAAGTAAACATTGTCAAGTGTGCAAAAAATGTGTGAGAACTTTTGATCACCACTGCCCTTGGATAAATAATTGTGTAGCTGAAAATAACCGTaacttctttttattatatttatattttgaagtGTTCACTATATGGCACTCCATCAAATACATTTCATATTCCGTGTATCTTATGTTATATGACGACAACGG ATTTTTATTTGTGTGGTTCATTATATTAATCGTGACGATGATTTTCTTCTTTGTGATGACTCTATGCCTGATCATATACCACAGCTATTTATGTTTG ATTAACGAGACGACGTGGGAAAATAttaacagaaaaaaaatttggtatttaaaaaatatatcagaaaaaaatcacaatcctttttttttaggttatataaaaaatgctttaatatttttttgttatataccTTTGCCCTTTATATTACTTGAGAAAATTAGGAACTCTACTttagcttttttttttacattcaATATGATAACCCATGGAAAAGAGGGTGAAATAATATGGAAGAgga aTAAAAAGTTGTCATATAGAAGTTGCAGTTATGTATATCATTGTGTTGAG acATTTTCTAGGTTCATGAGAAAATACTGTTTATAA
- a CDS encoding apicoplast ribosomal protein S6, putative: MCVFFKYIIFLFFFFYVSIFFKRSKCHKIIRVVDMKKGVIRPRRYKSFFLFFKNVRGYKKSDKSFFNVLEDANKYINKNKNGTKKNEIYGSLNEYIYKLLIRRFKRKKEKKELNIYKNVQSAKSSYNIDLLFSCNYLISDIKKKIAEYIYELKLIEAQNFKVVYLGKRKLVRPIKKLTEAYYILFSFEVYPSMIEEISNKLKLQDPILRFIITKNEKKSKSIEFEESEPVKNGVEKLEQNFFKKAS; this comes from the exons atgtgtgttttttttaaatacataatttttttatttttctttttttatgtttcgatattttttaaaagatcaAAATGTCACAAGATTATTAGGGTGGTTGATATGAAGAAAGGTGTTATAAGACCAAGAAGATataaaagtttttttttattttttaaaaatgtaagAGGGTATAAGAAGTCTGATAAAAGTTTCTTTAATGTTTTAGAAGATGCCAACaagtatattaataaaaataagaatggaacaaaaaaaaatgaaatatatggaTCAttgaatgaatatatatataaattattaataagaagatttaaaagaaaaaaagaaaaaaaagaattaaatatatataaaaatgttcaaTCAGCAAAAAGTTCTTATAATatagatttattattttcttgtaACTATCTTATtagtgatataaaaaaaaaaatagctgaatatatatatgagttGAAATTAATAGAAGCTCAAAACTTTAAAGTCGTATATCttggaaaaagaaaattagtAAGaccaattaaaaaattaacagaagcatattatattcttttctcTTTTGAAGTATATCCTTCTATGATTGAAGAAATATCTAACAAGTTAAAATTACAGGATCCCATCTTAAg atttaTTATAACAAAGAATGAGAAGAAATCTAAAAGCATTGAATTTGAAGAAAGCGAACCAGTCAAAAATGGAGTGGAAAAATTAGAAcagaatttttttaaaaaggcatcctaa